The sequence GCGTGGCCACACTGCGGCAAGATCGGCAGGTACGTCAGCCACAGGGCACGCTCTCTCACGGGGTGAATTTCGGGTGGTCGGCGGGGCGAACCCGCCGGGGCGGGGGACAAAAGAACGAATCGGAGTCCAGCCACGGTAGTCAGCGCGGCCGGTAGGGTTCAAGTTGTTGTCCCCAGCCTGTGGACAGTGTCTCCCAGCGGCACTCGGTTTGACCGGATGGCGTAGTCCCGCGTACCGTACCCAGGTCGAGTTGTCGATGGCTGCTGCCGCCTGCCTCCGATGGGCACAGATCGCGTCAGGTGATCGGGAAGCGGTGCAATCGGGCGTGACGCGAGCTACTCGTGGGCGCACGGTGACAGCCAGGACGGCACCCCGCCACTACCGATTCTTTCTGGAGCCCCCGAGTGAGCAAGCGCACCTTCCAGCCGAACAACCGTCGTCGCGCGAAGACCCACGGCTTCCGGCTGCGTATGCGCACCCGTGCCGGCCGCGCGATTCTCGCGTCCCGCCGTAGCAAGGGTCGCGCCCGTCTGTCCGCCTGATCACGGTCAGGTCATGACATCGTGCTGCCCACCGAAAACCGGCTGAGGCGGCGCGAGGACTTCGCGACCGCTGTACGACGAGGTCGCCGGGCTGGTCGTCCGACCCTCGTCGTCCACCTTCGTAGCGGTGCCACGGACCCGCACGCGCCTGGGGAGAGCGCTCCTCCGACGCGTGCGGGTTTCGTCGTCAGCAAGGCCGTGGGTGGCGCGGTCGTGCGCAACAAAGTGAAGCGCAGACTGCGTCATCTGATGCGTGACCGAGTCGTACTTTTTCCCCCCGGTAGCCTGGTAGTGGTACGAGCGCTGCCCGGGGCGGGCGACGCCGACCATGCACAGCTGGCCCAAGACCTGGATGCCGCCCTACGGCGGCTGCTGGGAGGGGGCACGCGATGAAGTACCCGCTGCTGGCTCTGATCAAGCTGTACCAGTGGACGATCAGTCCATTGCTCGGGCCGGTCTGCAAGTACTACCCGTCGTGCTCCCACTACGGCTACACGGCCATCGACCGGCATGGTGCGATCAAGGGCACGGCACTCACCGCCTGGCGCATCCTCCGGTGCAATCCGTGGTCGCTGGGCGGCGTGGACCATGTCCCGCCGCGCAAGCGTCCGCGGTGGCACGAAATGCTGCGCGACGCCTGGCGCGCACGCCGGGGCGGGCCCTCCGCCGCCGAACCGGCCACCGAAGCGAAGCCCGAGGACTTTGTCTCCGAGCTTCCTCCGAGCCCGGCCGCAGAGACCTCGTCCCATGCCCAAGGAGCATGATTAGTGGACACGATTGCCAGCCTCTTCAGTTTCATCACCTGGCCCGTCTCCTGGGTCATCGTCCAGTTCCACACGGTGTACGGGGCGATCTTCGGGCCTGACACCGGGTGGGCCTGGGGCCTGTCCATCGTGTCCCTGGTGATCCTGATCCGCATCTGCCTGATCCCGCTCTTCGTGAAGCAGATCAAGGCGACGCGCGCGATGCAGACGCTCCAGCCTGAGATGAAGAAGATCCAGGAGCGCTACAAGAACGACAAGCAGCGTCAGTCCGAAGAGATGATGAAGCTGTACAAGGAGGCGGGTACCAACCCGCTCTCCTCGTGCCTTCCCATCCTGGCGCAGTCCCCGTTCTTCTTCGCCCTGTACCACGTGCTCAACGGCATCGCCTCGGGCACCAAGATCGGCTACATCAACTCCGATCTGCTCGCCAGCGCCCGCCAGGCGCATATCTTCGGGGCCCCGCTGGCCGCGAAGTTCCTGGACGGCGCCGACACGGTGCAGAAGCTCGGCGCCTCGCTGACCGACGTCCGCGTCGTCACCGCGATCATGATCGTCCTGATGTCGGCGTCGCAGTTCTACACGCAGCGCCAGCTGATGACGAAGAACGTCGACACCACGGTGAAGACGCCGTTCATGCAGCAGCAGAAGATGCTGATGTACGTCTTCCCGATCATGTTCGCCTTCTTCGGTATCCGCTTCCCCGTCGGTGTCCTCATCTACTGGCTGACCACCAACGTGTGGACCATGGGCCAGCAGATGTACGTCATCCGCAACAACCCGACCCCGGGCTCCAAGGCCCAGGCCGCGTACCTGGAGCGCCTGACCAAGCACGTCACGCACCACGGCAAGGTCGGCCGCCGCAGCGAGAAGGCGATCATCAAGGCGATCGTCGCCAAGGGCCGCGAGCGCAACGAGTTCGAGCGCAAGTTCATCAACTCCCTGAACAAGGCCGGCCTCGCCGCCCAGGCGGACGGCACCGTGGTGAAGAGCGTGGCGACCGAGGCCGAGGCGGGGACCGAGGACGGTGTGACCACCGCCGCCGGTACCGCAGCAGCGCGGCGCCAGCAGCCCAAGCGCCAGAGCAAGGCCCAGCGTCAGTCCGGCGGGACCAAGCAGACCGGCGACTCTCCGTCCCTGGAGAAGACCGACTCCGCTGAGACCTCCGACTCCTCCGAGCAGCCCACCTCGTTGGAGAAGACCGACCAGCCGCAGGACAGCAAGCCCGCCGCTGCCCAGCAGGGCTCGAAGCCCGGCACGGGCGCCCGCAGCAAGGCCCAGAGCGGCCAGCGCAAGGGCGGTTCGCAGCGTCCCAAGTCCCCGTCCAAGAAGTAAGAAGGAGCCCAGCCCGTGACGGAAGGCACCACCTCCGCCGCTGCCGAGGGGGCAGACACCCTCTCCCGCCTGGAGCAGGAGGGCGAGATCGCGGCGGACTACCTGGAGGGTCTGCTGGACATCGCCGACCTCGACGGCGACATCGACATGGATGTCGAGGCCGATCGGGCCGCCGTGTCGATCATCAGCGACAGCGGCGGCCGGGATCTGCAGAAGCTGGTCGGCCGTGACGGCGAGGTGCTGGAGGCGCTTCAGGAGCTGACGCGTCTGGCCGTGCACCGAGAGACCGGTGACCGCAGCCGGCTGATGCTGGACATCGCCGGGTACCGGGCCAAGAAGCGGACCGAGCTGTCCGAGCTGGGCGCCAAGGCTGCCGCCGATGTGAAGAGCTCCGGCGAGCCCGTGAAGCTGCGGCCGATGACCCCCTTCGAGCGCAAGGTCGTGCACGACGCGGTCAAGGCCGCCGGGCTGCGCAGCGAGTCCGAGGGCGAGGAACCGCAGCGGTTCGTCGTCGTGCTGCCCGCCTGATCGGCCCCCTTGTTCCACCGGCCCCGTCTGTTGAGCAGACGGGGCCGAACTTTGTCAGCCTGGTAGTTCTGGTGGCCGGTGCGCGAAGCGCCGGCGCTGTACGGAAGGACGGTCCCCGTGACGGAGGCAGCGGAGCTTCCCCCCGCGCCCGAGCAGGCGCGCGAAGTATTCGGTGATCGCTTCGCCGATGCGGTGCGCTACGCGGAGCTGCTCGCGGAGGCGGGTGTGCAGCGTGGCCTGATCGGCCCGCGGGAAGTGCCCCGCCTGTGGGAGCGGCACATCCTGAACTGCGCGGTGCTCTCCGAGGCCGTCCCCGAGGGCGTGACGGTCTGCGACGTGGGCTCCGGTGCCGGGCTGCCGGGCATCCCGCTGGCCCTGGTCCGCGAGGATCTCAACATCACCCTGCTGGAGCCGCTGCTGCGGCGCACCAACTTCCTCACCGAGGTCGTCGAACTGCTCGGCCTCGACCATGTCACCGTCGTGCGGGGACGTGCCGAGGAGGTCCTGGGCAAGCTGACGCCGGTCCATGTGGTGACCGCCCGCGCCGTGGCCCCGCTGGACCGCCTGGCCACCTGGGGGATCCCGCTGCTGCGCCCGTACGGCGAGATGCTGGCCCTCAAGGGCGACACCGCCGAGGAGGAGCTGAAGGCATCCGCCACCGCGCTGAGCAAGCTCGGTGCGGTGGAGACCTCGATCCTCCATGTGGGCGAGGGCATCGTGGACCCGCTGTCGACGGTGGTCCGGGTCGAGGTCGGGGAGAGCCCCGGCGGTGTGCGCTTCGCCGCCAAGCGGGCGAAGGCCGCGCGCACGGGACGCGCCCGCCGGCGCCGCTGAGCCGACTGGCCGTACTCCCACCAGCTGCCCGCCCACGCACGACGGAGTGTCGCAAGGCCCCGGTCGCCGGTGCTGTGCATCGTTGTTTCACGTGAAACGTCGCTCACTGTTGCACGGCATCATCAGTCGCGGCCGCGCGGCCGAACCCCGCGACCGGAAGCCTCTCGGTTCCCTCAAAGGAGGCTCGGTCCCCTCCGTCCGGCCGACTCCGTCCCCCGCAGAGGGCACGGAGTTGTCCACAGAGGTGGATTTCTCCACAGAAGACCCGGCCTCACTGGTTCACGACCCCGAAGGCATGGGAGGCTCTGTTCA is a genomic window of Streptomyces sp. WP-1 containing:
- the rpmH gene encoding 50S ribosomal protein L34 — encoded protein: MSKRTFQPNNRRRAKTHGFRLRMRTRAGRAILASRRSKGRARLSA
- the rnpA gene encoding ribonuclease P protein component, whose amino-acid sequence is MLPTENRLRRREDFATAVRRGRRAGRPTLVVHLRSGATDPHAPGESAPPTRAGFVVSKAVGGAVVRNKVKRRLRHLMRDRVVLFPPGSLVVVRALPGAGDADHAQLAQDLDAALRRLLGGGTR
- the yidD gene encoding membrane protein insertion efficiency factor YidD — translated: MKYPLLALIKLYQWTISPLLGPVCKYYPSCSHYGYTAIDRHGAIKGTALTAWRILRCNPWSLGGVDHVPPRKRPRWHEMLRDAWRARRGGPSAAEPATEAKPEDFVSELPPSPAAETSSHAQGA
- the yidC gene encoding membrane protein insertase YidC — encoded protein: MDTIASLFSFITWPVSWVIVQFHTVYGAIFGPDTGWAWGLSIVSLVILIRICLIPLFVKQIKATRAMQTLQPEMKKIQERYKNDKQRQSEEMMKLYKEAGTNPLSSCLPILAQSPFFFALYHVLNGIASGTKIGYINSDLLASARQAHIFGAPLAAKFLDGADTVQKLGASLTDVRVVTAIMIVLMSASQFYTQRQLMTKNVDTTVKTPFMQQQKMLMYVFPIMFAFFGIRFPVGVLIYWLTTNVWTMGQQMYVIRNNPTPGSKAQAAYLERLTKHVTHHGKVGRRSEKAIIKAIVAKGRERNEFERKFINSLNKAGLAAQADGTVVKSVATEAEAGTEDGVTTAAGTAAARRQQPKRQSKAQRQSGGTKQTGDSPSLEKTDSAETSDSSEQPTSLEKTDQPQDSKPAAAQQGSKPGTGARSKAQSGQRKGGSQRPKSPSKK
- a CDS encoding R3H domain-containing nucleic acid-binding protein, encoding MTEGTTSAAAEGADTLSRLEQEGEIAADYLEGLLDIADLDGDIDMDVEADRAAVSIISDSGGRDLQKLVGRDGEVLEALQELTRLAVHRETGDRSRLMLDIAGYRAKKRTELSELGAKAAADVKSSGEPVKLRPMTPFERKVVHDAVKAAGLRSESEGEEPQRFVVVLPA
- the rsmG gene encoding 16S rRNA (guanine(527)-N(7))-methyltransferase RsmG; translated protein: MTEAAELPPAPEQAREVFGDRFADAVRYAELLAEAGVQRGLIGPREVPRLWERHILNCAVLSEAVPEGVTVCDVGSGAGLPGIPLALVREDLNITLLEPLLRRTNFLTEVVELLGLDHVTVVRGRAEEVLGKLTPVHVVTARAVAPLDRLATWGIPLLRPYGEMLALKGDTAEEELKASATALSKLGAVETSILHVGEGIVDPLSTVVRVEVGESPGGVRFAAKRAKAARTGRARRRR